In a genomic window of Curtobacterium sp. MCBD17_035:
- a CDS encoding LysR family transcriptional regulator substrate-binding protein, producing MPGTLTVAFVPGVSPARWARVWRERMPDVELVLRAVGADEVDRALDGDADMCFARLPVTEGLRAIPLWTETPVVAAPKDSEFAEVDSVTERDLVGMTLLGGGPVPDDLDGTLDLVAAGVGLAVLPQSLFRTASRRDLVARPLVDVEGTRVALVWRDADASPVTDEFIGIVRGRTANSSRGRDAADVRDADGTDGRQTRGRVSSDGREARGRPGADGREARRGSGNESNGRPGTAGGRGRTARPTRGRPRRGR from the coding sequence ATGCCCGGAACCCTCACCGTCGCGTTCGTCCCGGGCGTCTCCCCCGCACGGTGGGCACGGGTGTGGCGGGAGCGGATGCCGGACGTCGAACTCGTGCTCCGCGCGGTCGGCGCCGACGAGGTCGACCGGGCGCTCGACGGCGACGCCGACATGTGCTTCGCCCGGCTCCCCGTGACCGAGGGTCTGCGCGCGATCCCGCTGTGGACGGAGACGCCGGTCGTCGCCGCTCCGAAGGACTCCGAGTTCGCCGAGGTCGACAGCGTCACCGAGCGCGACCTCGTCGGGATGACCCTGCTCGGCGGCGGCCCGGTTCCGGACGACCTCGACGGCACGCTCGATCTCGTCGCCGCGGGCGTCGGCCTCGCTGTGCTGCCTCAGTCCCTGTTCCGTACGGCGAGCCGCCGCGACCTCGTCGCCCGTCCGCTCGTCGACGTCGAGGGGACGCGCGTCGCGCTCGTCTGGCGCGACGCGGACGCCTCCCCGGTGACGGACGAGTTCATCGGCATCGTCCGAGGGCGCACCGCGAACAGCTCCCGCGGGCGGGACGCCGCGGACGTGCGTGACGCGGACGGCACGGACGGCCGGCAGACCCGCGGTCGCGTCAGCAGCGACGGCCGGGAGGCCCGCGGTCGCCCCGGTGCCGACGGCCGGGAGGCGCGGCGCGGCTCCGGCAACGAGTCCAACGGCCGCCCCGGCACGGCCGGCGGCCGCGGTCGGACCGCCCGCCCGACGCGCGGACGTCCGAGACGAGGGCGCTGA
- a CDS encoding DUF5997 family protein produces the protein MAQEQTMKPETAAKKLGILVSAAPESFRSAPVSRSTFEALQAEPPEWLAELRREGPHPRPVVAAKLGVSVSGLARAGVDDALTTAEIKALLQEMPEWLVRERATQAAVRAENTRVKEQRAARAATR, from the coding sequence ATGGCGCAGGAACAGACGATGAAGCCGGAGACGGCCGCGAAGAAGCTCGGCATCCTGGTGTCCGCGGCGCCCGAGTCGTTCCGCTCGGCGCCGGTGTCGCGCTCCACGTTCGAGGCGCTGCAGGCCGAGCCGCCGGAGTGGCTCGCGGAGCTCCGGCGCGAGGGTCCGCACCCCCGGCCGGTCGTCGCCGCGAAGCTCGGCGTGTCGGTCTCGGGACTCGCGCGCGCCGGTGTCGACGACGCGCTGACGACGGCCGAGATCAAGGCGCTCCTGCAGGAGATGCCCGAGTGGCTCGTCCGCGAGCGTGCGACCCAGGCCGCGGTGCGTGCCGAGAACACCCGCGTCAAGGAGCAGCGAGCCGCACGGGCCGCGACGCGCTGA